The DNA sequence TTGTGGATTGCGAAGGTTTTGTCTCATGGGCAACCGCTAATTCAGATATTTTATTTTAAGGGGTACTAATGAAAGCTGAGCGTAAGTTGCTTAAAGCACGGGCAGATCTTCTGCTGCACCAGCCATTTTTCGGGTCACTCTGCCTGCGCATGAATCCGGTTGAAGATAGAGCTTCTTCCAGCGCATGGACCGATGGGAAAACATTTGGTTACAATCCTTATTATATTGAAAAATTATCCGGGAGTCAGGTGGAGGGATTGCTTGCCCATACGATAATGCATCCGGCTTGCCAGCATCATAAACGCAGGAATGGACGTGATGAGCGAATCTGGAATATGGCCTGCGACCATTCTATTAATTGGATTTTACTTGAGGCAGGGTTTGATTTGCCTGACGGATACCTTGATGATGAAAAGTACCACGGCAAAACAGCTGAAGATATTTTTACAGAGTTAAATAAAGAATTTGATCAGGAAGGTAACCCTGGACTCCATAACCGGACAGGAATCACTGTCCGAACCTTTCTCCTATTCCATTTCCGCTCACAGTAAAGATAATGCACTGGATTTCAAATCAATTGTAGGTAAGGACGTTTCAGTAGCTATTCAACTGCCGGACGGAAAATCAGATAGATATATCAACGGGGTGGTAACCCGCTTTACCATGAGCCTCAGCACTGTTGAAGCAACGCATTACACGCTGGAACTGCGACCGTGGCTGTGGCTTATGAGTATGCAGGCAGACTGCGCAGTGTTCCAGAACATGAGCGTGCCGGATATAGTTAAAAAGGTGTGTAACGATGCAGGGTATACGGACATAAGCGATAAGCTTACAGGAAGTTATGACCCGCGCGAATATACGGTGCAATATAATGAAACAGCTTTTGCCTTTGTCTCCCGCTTGATGGAAGAGGAAGGCATTTTTTATTTTTTTACCCATACAGCCAATGCTCATACCATGGTACTGGCAGATAGTGCAGAGACTTTTGCAGATTGCGAACAGGCGGACTCGCTGACATTTCATGCTAAAAACGTAAGCAATATACCTGCTAAGCAAATTACTGATGTTTCGCTTTCTCAACGCTCCATTACCGGAAAATACGGTACAGGTGATTATAATTTTGAAACCCCTGATACAGACCTTACTTCTACAGCTGCGGGGGAAAATAGTCGGATGATATATGAATATCCTGCGGGCTATACCGTCAAAAGTACAGGTGAAACCATTGCAGGCAGACGGCTTGATGGGCTGGAGGCAAACGAGAAGGTCCTCTCTGCTTCCTCTCCTGCATCAGGTCTCTGCGCTGGTGGAATCTTTACCGTAACAAAACATGATCGGCGTGATATCAATGCCAAATGGGCCGTTACTGCATTATCTATTTCAGCTTCCACCGAGTATTGCAGATACGGTGTTACCGCCATTCCTGCAGAAACTAAATATCGTCCAGTCAGTTCCTTCCCAAAACCGCGAGTTCCGGGCCCGCTTACCGCTGTGGTCACAGGTAAAGCCGGGGAAGAAATCTGGACTGATAAGTACGGACGCATCAAAGTGCATTTTTTTTGGGATAGGCAGGGTAAAAAGGATGAAAATTCGTCCTGCTGGGTGCGGGTTGCTCAGCCGTGGGCTGGTAAGGCATATGGAGCACTTTTTTTGCCACGCATAGGTCATGAAGTTGTGGTC is a window from the Maridesulfovibrio zosterae DSM 11974 genome containing:
- a CDS encoding DUF2201 family putative metallopeptidase, with the protein product MKAERKLLKARADLLLHQPFFGSLCLRMNPVEDRASSSAWTDGKTFGYNPYYIEKLSGSQVEGLLAHTIMHPACQHHKRRNGRDERIWNMACDHSINWILLEAGFDLPDGYLDDEKYHGKTAEDIFTELNKEFDQEGNPGLHNRTGITVRTFLLFHFRSQ
- a CDS encoding type VI secretion system Vgr family protein: MIRKVTLDSITGQESLSEPFSYSISAHSKDNALDFKSIVGKDVSVAIQLPDGKSDRYINGVVTRFTMSLSTVEATHYTLELRPWLWLMSMQADCAVFQNMSVPDIVKKVCNDAGYTDISDKLTGSYDPREYTVQYNETAFAFVSRLMEEEGIFYFFTHTANAHTMVLADSAETFADCEQADSLTFHAKNVSNIPAKQITDVSLSQRSITGKYGTGDYNFETPDTDLTSTAAGENSRMIYEYPAGYTVKSTGETIAGRRLDGLEANEKVLSASSPASGLCAGGIFTVTKHDRRDINAKWAVTALSISASTEYCRYGVTAIPAETKYRPVSSFPKPRVPGPLTAVVTGKAGEEIWTDKYGRIKVHFFWDRQGKKDENSSCWVRVAQPWAGKAYGALFLPRIGHEVVVSFINGDPDKPLVTGAVYNANQTVPYTLPDNATRTVIKTNSSKDAQGSNELRFEDKAGEEEVFIHAQKDMNTTIENERTTTIKKADDTLTLEKGNRSLDIQKGTETHHVKGTRSVTVEDAETRTNKADYTATVDGDYNLTVKGAMTLKVTGDITISSDGNVTIKAG